Below is a window of Chrysiogenia bacterium DNA.
TCGCCCCAGAGCATGAGGGTCGGAATTTCGATGGGCGGGTAACCCTCCTTCTCCATGCGCTGCAGCTCGCCGCTTCGCACCATGGCGCGGTAGTAGTTCATCATCTTGCGCATGCGCCCGGGAAGGCAGGCGTTCTCGCAGTAGGCGTCGATGTCCGCGTCGGTGTAGATCGCCCTGTCGGGAATCATCTGCCGGAACGCGCGGCGCAGCAGAAAGGCGTGCCCGGCGGTCGCCACGAATTCGGGCAGCGCCGGGATCTGAAAGAAGAGCATGTAGGAAGAGCGCTGGAGCTGCTTGAGATTGAGCGTGCCGTCGCTGAGCTTTCCGATCGAGCGCGCACCCGCCGCCGGGTGCGGCACGTTCATGGTAACGAGTTTTTCAAGCGCGCGTCCGCCGTGCATTGCATAGTACCAGGCAATGAACGCCCCCCAGTCGTGTCCCAGCAGGGTGACCGACTTCGCCCCGGAAACTTCGATGAGCGCGTCCACATCCCGCGCGATTTCCTTGAGGGTGTAGCCGCGCCAGGAGATGGGCCCCTCGCTCATGCCGAAACCCCGCAGGTCGGGCGCCCACACGCGGTAACCGAGCTTTGCCAGTGCCGGGATCTGGTGGCGCCAGGAATAGGAAAACTCGGGGAAACCGTGCAGGCAAAGCGCCAGGCGCTCGCCCTCACCGGCGGTGGCCACGCGAAAGGTCAGGTCGTTGGCACGCACGTAGTCGTAGTGGAGCGGCGGCACGCTCATGGGGATTCTCCTTGTCCGGGTATCAGTCTACCAGGCGCGGCGCATCGGGCAGGCCGCCCTGGGTCAGGAACCAGCGCGTCATCTCCAGCACCATCCGGCGGTGACGCTCGATGTGGGCCTTGTCGATCTTGAGCTTCATTCCCGCCGGCACCACCACCGGCACGCCGATCAGGAAGAACACTGTGGAGCCGAACACAAAAGATGCGAACTGCATGACGTCGAGGAAGTCCACGTCGCGGGCGATGAGCTTTTCGCCCTCGCTGCGCGCGCGAAACATGAGTTCGTAGATCGGCGCCACAACGGCGCGCACCTCGGGGCTGGGTTCGGGATCGGCGTCGGTGATCTCGCGAAGCACCAGGCGCGCCAGCGTCGGGCGCCGCACTGCGAAGTCGATCCATGCATTGACGCAGGCCTCGATGCGGCGAAGAAGCGGGCCGCCCGATTCGTAGGCAACACGCACCTGCTCGGAGAGATCGCCGAAGACCTGCGTGAGCACGGCCGAGTAGAGCTCTTCCTTGCCCTTGAAGTGGTAGACCAGCGAAGCCCGCTGGATTCCCACCGCCTCGGCGATGTCGGCCATCCGGGTCGCGGCAAAGCCCCGCTTCGCGAAGATTTCCTCCGCTGCGTCCAGAATCGCACTCTGGGTGCGCTCTCCCTTGGTTTTTTGCTGAACGGCAGCATTCATGCTTGAAAATCTACCTGCACGCAGGTAGATTTTCAAGGCCCGGAGAGAGATTTCCGCATCCGGGAGGGGGAACCCCATGTCCAGCACGAGTTACATCAGCAGCGAAGACTTCGTTCCGCCACGGCGCGACTGGGGCAAGGCCGCGCGCCATCTCTTCAATGTCGTGCGCGATACCTCGCAGTCGGGCGAAGTGGCGAACATGGTCACGTCGATCGAGGGCCCCTCGCTCGAGGCCTGCTTCCAGCGCTTCAGAAATGATCCAGACGGACGGCGCATCCTGGAGCAACGACCCTCGCTTCTGAATACGCTCAAGGATCGCTCGCGGCTGGAGGCGCTTCCTGCCGACACGCTTGGCAATCGCTATGCGCGCTACATGCGCGAAGAGCGACTGGACGCCGACGCACTCGTGAGCGCCATGAGCAATGCAGGCTTCGATGAAGAGCGCGCCTTTTTCCGCGACCGCATCCGTGACAGCCAC
It encodes the following:
- a CDS encoding TetR/AcrR family transcriptional regulator → MNAAVQQKTKGERTQSAILDAAEEIFAKRGFAATRMADIAEAVGIQRASLVYHFKGKEELYSAVLTQVFGDLSEQVRVAYESGGPLLRRIEACVNAWIDFAVRRPTLARLVLREITDADPEPSPEVRAVVAPIYELMFRARSEGEKLIARDVDFLDVMQFASFVFGSTVFFLIGVPVVVPAGMKLKIDKAHIERHRRMVLEMTRWFLTQGGLPDAPRLVD
- a CDS encoding alpha/beta hydrolase yields the protein MSVPPLHYDYVRANDLTFRVATAGEGERLALCLHGFPEFSYSWRHQIPALAKLGYRVWAPDLRGFGMSEGPISWRGYTLKEIARDVDALIEVSGAKSVTLLGHDWGAFIAWYYAMHGGRALEKLVTMNVPHPAAGARSIGKLSDGTLNLKQLQRSSYMLFFQIPALPEFVATAGHAFLLRRAFRQMIPDRAIYTDADIDAYCENACLPGRMRKMMNYYRAMVRSGELQRMEKEGYPPIEIPTLMLWGEADIALGKELTYGTERWVPGLTLRYLPGISHLVQQHAPEAVNGMLSAFLQGRGVPEAAAFGLC